The Micromonospora sp. NBC_01740 genome includes a window with the following:
- a CDS encoding AMP-binding protein, whose protein sequence is MDLPFVVATLTRRGLLAPGRPIRVASQLQALRRWGWNIAGELRQAAARDPDRAAVVDEQGTGLTYAELLDRSEQLARGMRTALGVRPGDRVGVLCRNHHGLVETIVAATLLGGDAVLVNTGLSAGQLATVAQEQRLRVLAHDAEFADRVANLPAEVQRLDERAREALVVGAVPGELRPPERDGRIIVLTSGTTGVPKGARRPTPNGFGPLVSIIDRIPLHARDTVMIAAPLFHTWGYAALQVCFALRATVVLHRRFDPAATLAALVAQRCDALFAVPVMLQRLLEVPPPDPRPPLKVVAASGSALPGGLALRFMDVYGDVLHNLYGSTEVSWASIAGPADLRAAPTTAGRPPHGTRLEILDAAGEPVPAGQVGRIFVGNEMLFEGYTSGAVREHRDGLLDTGDLGRLDADGLLFVDGRADDMIVSGGENVFPAEVEDLIARLPQVREAAVIGVPDQEYGQRLAAFLALHPGETLDPEAVREYVRHYLARFSVPRDVVFVKYLPRNATGKVLARELRRYYG, encoded by the coding sequence ATGGACCTGCCGTTCGTCGTCGCCACCCTGACCCGACGCGGGCTGCTCGCCCCCGGCCGACCGATCCGCGTCGCCTCGCAGCTCCAGGCGCTGCGCAGGTGGGGCTGGAACATCGCCGGCGAGCTGCGCCAGGCCGCCGCCCGCGACCCCGACCGGGCGGCCGTCGTCGACGAGCAGGGCACCGGCCTGACGTACGCCGAACTGCTCGACCGGTCGGAGCAGCTGGCCCGGGGAATGCGGACGGCGCTCGGGGTGCGCCCCGGGGACCGGGTCGGCGTGCTCTGCCGCAACCACCACGGCCTGGTCGAGACGATCGTGGCCGCCACCCTGCTCGGCGGGGACGCGGTGCTGGTCAACACCGGGCTCTCCGCCGGGCAGCTCGCCACCGTCGCGCAGGAGCAGCGGCTGCGGGTGCTGGCGCACGACGCCGAGTTCGCCGACCGGGTCGCCAACCTCCCCGCCGAGGTGCAGCGGCTCGACGAGCGCGCCCGGGAGGCGCTCGTCGTCGGCGCGGTCCCCGGCGAGCTGCGTCCCCCCGAGCGCGACGGCCGGATCATCGTGCTCACCTCCGGCACCACCGGCGTCCCCAAGGGCGCCCGGCGCCCCACCCCGAACGGGTTCGGCCCGCTGGTCTCCATCATCGACCGGATCCCGCTGCACGCCCGGGACACCGTCATGATCGCCGCGCCGCTCTTCCACACCTGGGGGTACGCGGCCCTCCAGGTCTGCTTCGCCCTGCGGGCCACGGTCGTGCTGCACCGCCGGTTCGACCCGGCCGCCACGCTGGCCGCCCTCGTGGCGCAGCGCTGCGACGCGCTCTTCGCCGTGCCGGTGATGCTGCAACGGCTGCTGGAGGTGCCGCCGCCGGACCCCCGTCCCCCGCTGAAGGTGGTCGCGGCCAGCGGTTCCGCGCTGCCGGGCGGCCTCGCCCTGCGGTTCATGGACGTCTACGGCGACGTGCTGCACAACCTCTACGGCTCCACCGAGGTCTCGTGGGCGTCCATCGCCGGCCCCGCCGACCTGCGTGCGGCTCCGACCACCGCCGGCCGCCCGCCGCACGGCACCCGGCTGGAGATCCTCGACGCGGCCGGCGAGCCGGTGCCGGCCGGGCAGGTCGGCCGGATCTTCGTCGGCAACGAGATGCTCTTCGAGGGCTACACCTCCGGGGCCGTCCGGGAGCACCGCGACGGCCTGCTCGACACCGGCGACCTGGGGCGGCTCGACGCCGACGGGCTGCTCTTCGTCGACGGCCGGGCCGACGACATGATCGTCTCCGGCGGGGAGAACGTCTTCCCGGCCGAGGTGGAGGACCTGATCGCCCGGCTGCCGCAGGTACGCGAGGCCGCCGTGATCGGCGTACCGGACCAGGAGTACGGCCAGCGTCTCGCCGCGTTCCTCGCCCTGCACCCCGGCGAGACGCTCGACCCGGAGGCGGTCCGCGAATACGTCCGGCACTACCTGGCCCGGTTCTCCGTACCCCGGGACGTGGTCTTCGTGAAGTACCTGCCCCGCAACGCCACGGGCAAGGTGCTGGCCCGCGAGCTGCGCCGCTACTACGGCTGA
- a CDS encoding MFS transporter: protein MAPLLLVEAATLLSNTGNGVANIALPWLVLERTGSATAAGVVAAAAALPMLLSGLVSGTIVDLLGRRRTALVSDTLSAASVAAIPVVDALLGLNLGWIVALAVLGAVFDPAGLTARETLLPAAAQAARWRIERANGVHEAVWGLAFLIGPGVGGILIAAIGPGPTLWVTAAGFALAVVMIAAVRLPGAGRPERPPEGLWQGTAEGLRFVWRDKLLRTIALLTMVLAALYLPVEGVLLPAWFVAQGEPARLGAILMAMSAAGVIGALASSAAGRRVRRRTLLVASLLVIGVSLVGLATLPPFPAMIGFAAGIGLAYGPVNPLSNYAMQTRTPERLRGRVVGVMTSFAYAAGPAGYLLAGPLVERIGLRPAFLALAGALLLAVLVAAPLPVLRALDDPPRYPPAPPGSPGDRAEELVPLNGQYASATRRDTPRVQGRVRVEGLWTPATHRDAPVRG from the coding sequence ATGGCACCGCTGCTGCTGGTCGAAGCGGCGACCCTGCTCTCCAACACCGGCAACGGGGTGGCCAACATCGCCCTGCCCTGGCTGGTGCTGGAACGTACCGGCAGCGCCACCGCGGCCGGCGTGGTCGCGGCGGCCGCCGCGCTGCCGATGCTGCTGTCCGGCCTCGTCTCCGGCACCATCGTGGACCTGCTCGGCCGGCGGCGTACGGCGCTGGTCTCCGACACGCTCTCCGCCGCCTCGGTCGCCGCGATCCCCGTGGTCGACGCCCTGCTCGGGCTGAACCTCGGCTGGATCGTGGCGCTGGCCGTGCTCGGCGCGGTGTTCGATCCGGCCGGGCTGACCGCCCGGGAGACGCTGCTGCCGGCCGCCGCACAGGCCGCCCGCTGGCGGATCGAACGGGCCAACGGGGTGCACGAGGCGGTCTGGGGGCTCGCCTTCCTGATCGGGCCCGGCGTCGGCGGCATCCTCATCGCCGCGATCGGCCCCGGCCCGACGCTCTGGGTCACCGCCGCCGGGTTCGCGCTGGCCGTCGTGATGATCGCCGCCGTCCGGCTGCCCGGGGCCGGCCGCCCCGAACGCCCCCCGGAGGGCCTGTGGCAGGGCACCGCCGAGGGGCTGCGGTTCGTCTGGCGGGACAAGCTGCTGCGTACCATCGCCCTGCTCACGATGGTGCTGGCCGCGCTCTACCTGCCTGTCGAGGGCGTGCTGCTGCCGGCGTGGTTCGTGGCCCAGGGAGAGCCCGCCCGGCTCGGCGCGATCCTGATGGCGATGAGCGCCGCGGGCGTGATCGGAGCGCTCGCCTCCAGCGCGGCGGGGCGGCGGGTCCGTCGCCGCACCCTGCTGGTGGCCTCCCTGCTGGTCATCGGGGTGTCGCTGGTCGGCCTGGCCACCCTGCCCCCGTTCCCGGCCATGATCGGCTTCGCCGCCGGGATCGGGCTCGCGTACGGGCCGGTCAACCCGCTGTCCAACTACGCCATGCAGACCCGCACCCCGGAACGCCTGCGCGGCCGGGTGGTCGGGGTGATGACCTCGTTCGCGTACGCGGCCGGCCCGGCCGGTTACCTGCTCGCCGGGCCGCTGGTGGAACGGATCGGGCTACGCCCCGCGTTCCTGGCGCTGGCCGGGGCGCTGCTGCTGGCGGTACTGGTCGCCGCGCCGCTGCCGGTGCTGCGGGCGCTGGACGATCCACCTCGCTACCCGCCCGCCCCGCCCGGCAGCCCGGGCGACCGGGCGGAGGAGCTCGTGCCCCTCAACGGCCAGTACGCCTCCGCAACGCGCCGGGACACGCCCCGCGTACAGGGGCGCGTCCGGGTCGAGGGACTGTGGACGCCCGCCACGCACCGGGACGCGCCCGTGCGGGGGTGA
- the purD gene encoding phosphoribosylamine--glycine ligase produces MRVLLLGGGGREHALALGLAADPAVEQLIAAPGNPGIASVASVRAVDPCDPAGVAALAVETGADLVVIGPEAPLVAGVADAVRAKGIAAFGPSAEAARLEGSKTFAKDVMTAAGVPTARAYTCTDAESTGRALDEFGAPYVVKNDGLAAGKGVVVTDDRAAALRHAEECGRVVVEEYLSGPEVSLFVVTDGEAAVPLLPAQDFKRVGDGDTGPNTGGMGAYAPLPWAPSGLVDEVMRDVVHPTLAEMARRGTPFAGLLYVGLAITAEGPRVIEFNARFGDPETQVVLALLETPLAGLLHAAATCTLAGHPPLRWRDGAGVTVVVAAEGYPAAPRTGDVITGGEGPGIIHAGTRRGADGALLSSGGRVLCATATGADLPAARDAAYALVAGVELAGSHHRTDIASAAVEGRITIPG; encoded by the coding sequence GTGCGGGTTCTTCTTCTTGGTGGTGGGGGGCGGGAGCATGCGCTCGCGCTCGGGTTGGCTGCGGATCCGGCCGTCGAGCAGTTGATCGCGGCGCCCGGTAATCCCGGGATCGCCTCGGTCGCCTCGGTGCGGGCCGTCGATCCGTGCGATCCGGCGGGCGTTGCCGCGCTGGCGGTGGAGACCGGGGCCGACCTGGTGGTGATCGGGCCGGAGGCGCCGCTGGTGGCCGGTGTCGCCGACGCCGTACGCGCCAAGGGGATCGCCGCGTTCGGGCCGTCCGCCGAGGCGGCCCGGCTGGAGGGCTCGAAGACGTTCGCCAAGGACGTCATGACTGCCGCAGGCGTACCGACCGCCCGCGCGTACACCTGCACGGACGCGGAGAGCACCGGCAGGGCGCTGGACGAGTTCGGCGCGCCGTACGTGGTGAAGAACGACGGGCTCGCCGCCGGCAAGGGCGTCGTGGTGACCGACGACCGCGCCGCCGCGCTGCGGCACGCCGAGGAGTGCGGCCGGGTCGTCGTCGAGGAATACCTGTCCGGCCCGGAGGTCTCCCTCTTCGTGGTCACCGACGGCGAGGCGGCGGTGCCGCTGCTGCCGGCGCAGGACTTCAAGCGGGTCGGCGACGGCGACACCGGCCCGAACACCGGCGGCATGGGGGCGTACGCGCCGCTGCCCTGGGCGCCGTCCGGACTTGTCGACGAGGTCATGCGCGACGTCGTGCACCCGACCCTGGCGGAGATGGCCCGGCGGGGCACCCCGTTCGCGGGGCTGCTCTACGTCGGGCTGGCGATCACCGCCGAGGGCCCCCGGGTGATCGAGTTCAACGCCCGCTTCGGTGACCCGGAGACGCAGGTGGTGCTGGCGCTGCTGGAGACCCCGCTGGCCGGGCTGCTGCACGCCGCCGCGACCTGCACGCTGGCCGGGCACCCGCCGCTGCGCTGGCGCGACGGTGCCGGCGTCACGGTCGTGGTGGCCGCCGAGGGCTACCCGGCCGCCCCGCGCACCGGCGACGTGATCACCGGGGGCGAGGGGCCGGGGATCATCCACGCCGGCACCCGACGGGGCGCCGACGGGGCGCTGCTCTCCTCCGGCGGCCGGGTGCTCTGCGCCACCGCCACGGGCGCCGACCTGCCTGCCGCCCGGGACGCCGCGTACGCGCTGGTCGCCGGGGTGGAGCTGGCCGGCTCGCACCACCGCACCGACATCGCCTCCGCCGCCGTCGAGGGTCGGATCACGATTCCGGGCTGA
- a CDS encoding endonuclease domain-containing protein has translation MPGPVAKPARLASPDVVVHQLTVAPGQLVRVDGIPVTSPLRTVADLVLREDRYAAVCVLDSALNRGLVTDDDLLAVPRMIRRRRGAVAARSRLAEADGRAQSPLETRTRLRCVDGRVSPDALQLEVRDDDGYLLGIGDLGWRGPRVIAEADGRGPHGTPEAVHADRRRQNRLVNAGWTVLRFTWADTLDPAYIPHTVRQAIAAARLR, from the coding sequence ATGCCTGGTCCGGTCGCGAAGCCCGCCCGACTGGCCAGTCCCGACGTGGTGGTGCACCAGTTGACGGTCGCGCCGGGGCAACTGGTCCGGGTCGACGGCATCCCCGTCACCTCACCGTTGCGGACCGTCGCCGACCTGGTCCTCCGGGAAGACCGCTACGCGGCGGTCTGCGTGCTGGACTCCGCGCTGAACCGTGGGCTCGTCACCGACGATGATCTGCTCGCCGTACCGCGGATGATCAGACGCCGGCGCGGCGCGGTGGCGGCGCGCTCCCGCCTGGCGGAGGCGGACGGTCGGGCGCAGTCCCCGCTGGAGACCCGGACGAGGTTGCGTTGCGTCGACGGCCGGGTGTCACCGGACGCCCTCCAGCTCGAGGTGCGCGACGACGACGGGTACCTGCTCGGGATCGGGGATCTCGGGTGGCGGGGCCCGAGGGTGATCGCCGAAGCCGACGGACGGGGCCCGCACGGCACCCCCGAGGCCGTCCACGCCGACCGCCGCCGGCAGAACCGTCTGGTCAACGCCGGCTGGACGGTGCTGCGCTTCACCTGGGCCGACACCCTGGACCCCGCCTACATCCCCCACACCGTCCGCCAGGCCATCGCCGCCGCCCGGCTCCGTTGA